One Rosa chinensis cultivar Old Blush chromosome 5, RchiOBHm-V2, whole genome shotgun sequence genomic region harbors:
- the LOC112202927 gene encoding G-type lectin S-receptor-like serine/threonine-protein kinase At1g61430 codes for MGADLGVFRSWRWYSSVGGYGDGGFQGDGAPTWALWAGDRSGDGDAQCGGFFGYAGDGLKEVSRAGGVFAGDDNGDMQLRSGHVVEQLVLRVSENLGCWAQVLGLVWIGMLWDHMGSEGVARGLLYLHHDSYGKVIHRDLKVNNILLDEKMNPKISDFGLAHIVEETQSLENTQKVVGTRFGVLVLEIISDKKNTSFYLYDQQLGFLAYAWKLWNEGRALDLVEDVLGDSYFSSEVMTCVHVGLLCVQDNVADRPTMADVASILSSEKVGPHSKRPVFTIQNSVNHLGP; via the exons ATGGGCGCGGATTTGGGGGTCTTTCGATCCTGGAGATGGTACAGTAGCGTCGGCGGCTATGGGGACGGAGGTTTCCAGGGCGACGGTGCTCCTACTTGGGCTCTCTGGGCTGGTGATCGTTCTGGGGATGGGGATGCTCAATGTGGTGGTTTTTTTGGCTATGCTGGTGATGGCCTGAAGGAGGTCAGTAGGGCCGGTGGCGTGTTTGCCGGCGACGACAACGGTGACATGCAACTTAGGAGCGGCCATGTTGTGGAGCAGCTGGTTCTTAGGGTTTCAGAAAATTTGGGCTGTTGGGCTCAAGTGTTGGGCTTAGTCTGGATTGGGATGCTTTGGGACCATATGGGCTCTgag GGTGTTGCTAGAGGGCTTCTTTATCTCCATCATGATTCCTATGGGAAGGTGATACATAGAGATTTAAAAGTCAATAACATTCTcttggatgagaaaatgaatCCAAAAATCTCAGATTTTGGATTGGCACACATAGTTGAAGAAACACAGAGTCTAGAAAATACTCAGAAGGTTGTTGGAACACG CTTTGGGGTCCTGGTATTAGAGATTATTAGCGACAAGAAGAATACCAGCTTCTATTTATATGACCAACAGCTTGGCTTCCTTGCCTAT GCATGGAAGTTATGGAATGAAGGCAGGGCGTTGGATTTAGTAGAAGACGTATTGGGTGAttcatatttctcatcagaagtaATGACATGCGTGCATGTTGGGCTTCTTTGTGTACAGGACAATGTTGCGGATAGACCAACCATGGCAGATGTAGCTTCAATTCTAAGCAGCGAGAAAGTTGGTCCACATTCGAAGAGGCCTGTATTCACTATCCAAAACTCAGTTAATCATCTTGGACCATAA